In Hwangdonia lutea, a single window of DNA contains:
- a CDS encoding cation transporter, protein MNKSTFKISKMDCPSEEQMIRMKLESYAEVKYLDFDIPNRKLEVYHVDDIKAIQMSIASLKLGDSFEGTTEAEPPVMEDQSKQKRILWWVLGINFGFFVIEMTTGWISGSMGLIADSLDMLADSIVYALSLFAVGGAISRKKKVAKFSGYFQMALATLGFVEVLRRFFSDTETPLFQWMIIVSIFALVGNLISLWLINKTKSKEAHMQASAIFTSNDIIVNGGVIAAGILVYFLNSKWPDLVIGGIVFTFVMRGAIRILKLSK, encoded by the coding sequence ATGAACAAGAGCACTTTTAAAATCAGTAAAATGGACTGCCCTTCAGAAGAGCAGATGATTCGGATGAAGTTGGAGTCTTATGCCGAAGTAAAATATTTGGACTTTGATATTCCCAACAGAAAATTGGAAGTATATCACGTGGACGATATCAAGGCGATACAAATGTCTATAGCGAGCTTAAAACTTGGGGATTCCTTTGAGGGAACCACAGAAGCCGAACCACCCGTAATGGAAGACCAATCCAAACAAAAAAGAATCCTTTGGTGGGTCTTGGGCATCAACTTTGGCTTTTTCGTTATCGAAATGACCACTGGTTGGATATCTGGCTCAATGGGACTTATAGCAGATTCGTTGGATATGCTGGCAGATTCCATCGTATATGCGCTAAGCCTATTCGCGGTAGGCGGTGCCATTTCCAGAAAAAAGAAGGTCGCAAAATTCAGCGGATACTTTCAGATGGCATTGGCAACACTTGGGTTTGTAGAGGTTTTGCGAAGGTTTTTCAGCGATACCGAAACACCTTTGTTCCAATGGATGATTATCGTTTCGATTTTCGCATTGGTAGGTAATTTGATATCGCTCTGGCTTATCAACAAAACCAAGAGCAAAGAAGCCCATATGCAGGCAAGTGCCATTTTTACGTCCAATGATATCATTGTTAACGGTGGTGTTATAGCAGCAGGGATACTGGTTTATTTTCTGAATAGTAAATGGCCCGATTTAGTAATTGGCGGCATCGTTTTCACGTTTGTGATGCGTGGTGCAATAAGAATTTTAAAATTGTCGAAGTAG
- a CDS encoding N-acetylmuramoyl-L-alanine amidase family protein, translating into MLQFCVIFGQQKVIIIDPGHGGKDTGAIGTNSIQEKDVSLSIAKEIIRLNETLLNNEFDMYSTRYMDTLISLSDRSRLAESLKADVFVSLHCNASNTSAKGMDIYVHNTNDEEVLIKKSIGMGLSILEESTLKLDFKKRAVRFANFQVLRENIEIRPAILIEMGFISSTDEADYFLKPKNIRAMALAILMGLYNYLNVGL; encoded by the coding sequence ATGCTACAATTCTGTGTGATTTTCGGTCAACAAAAAGTCATTATCATCGACCCTGGACACGGTGGAAAAGATACTGGTGCAATCGGTACAAATAGTATTCAAGAAAAGGATGTATCGTTAAGTATTGCCAAAGAGATTATAAGGCTAAATGAAACCCTCTTAAATAACGAGTTTGATATGTATTCGACCAGATATATGGACACTTTAATTTCTTTATCCGATAGAAGTCGATTAGCTGAAAGCTTAAAGGCTGATGTGTTTGTATCGTTACATTGCAATGCCTCTAACACATCGGCAAAAGGAATGGACATTTACGTGCATAATACCAACGATGAAGAAGTACTTATAAAGAAATCTATCGGAATGGGATTGTCCATTTTGGAAGAAAGCACTCTGAAATTGGACTTTAAAAAACGAGCAGTTCGATTCGCAAATTTTCAAGTGCTACGTGAAAATATCGAAATTCGCCCTGCTATACTCATCGAAATGGGCTTTATTTCGAGCACCGATGAAGCAGATTATTTTTTAAAGCCCAAAAATATAAGAGCAATGGCATTGGCCATTTTAATGGGATTGTATAACTATTTAAATGTTGGGTTATGA
- a CDS encoding ATP-dependent helicase: protein MILDTLSDQQKDAVVKDGNVLLTACPGSGKTRVIIHKLAYALKNIDVNSKQRIVALTFTVRASEEIYRRLNAMGINSNRVWSGTLHSFCLEWIIKPYSCYLPELENGYLIADETYASDIISELKEKHKLKPIDPINFRFNRDGTFAEPKTIQKRVLKDYHERLQTEKLIDFELLLYYSYKLLTKHPKIKKTLSNIFSLICVDEYQDTQDLLYAIISSIVTTGEGSSNLFLVGDTDQAIYASLGGIAKSLEEIQEELNTLPIEQLTLSGNYRSTQRIIDFYSIFQTNPIKIEAIGTNKDVDSIITYNNTIDKGYLVDEIGRLIEHSLDNGIPEDEICVLVPQWWLITTITKQLRAKLPDVNFDASGLAPMSKNRNNIWYKLSRLFLTQPQPKIYSLRYKWCSEVIENFKEHTNTEFSEQYQTERNVLKLINSITSNETEGIDYLNDCFDQFLEAVGIDQTIYAQLLINRKTFFDVIKSRLEDPTFQVPSDIASFMSFYREMSGVVINTCVGVKGEEFETVIAYGLLNGYIPHWNDIFTGDPVAASKKLLYVICSRAKTNLHLISETGRQTKKGNPLEITPELQNLNFEFDEI from the coding sequence ATGATTTTAGATACTTTAAGCGACCAACAAAAAGATGCCGTTGTTAAAGATGGAAATGTACTTCTTACAGCTTGCCCAGGAAGTGGAAAAACACGAGTGATTATTCATAAACTCGCTTATGCTCTAAAAAATATTGATGTAAACAGTAAACAAAGGATTGTCGCTCTAACTTTTACCGTAAGGGCTTCCGAAGAAATATATCGCAGATTAAACGCAATGGGAATTAATAGTAATCGGGTTTGGTCTGGCACTTTGCATTCATTTTGTCTCGAATGGATTATAAAACCCTATTCCTGTTATTTACCTGAACTTGAAAACGGCTATTTAATTGCCGATGAAACTTATGCCTCGGATATCATAAGTGAACTTAAAGAAAAGCATAAGTTAAAACCTATTGACCCGATTAATTTCAGATTCAATAGGGACGGCACATTTGCCGAACCAAAAACAATTCAAAAAAGAGTCCTTAAGGATTATCACGAAAGGCTACAAACAGAGAAGTTAATTGATTTTGAGCTTCTACTATACTATTCATACAAACTCTTAACCAAGCATCCTAAAATAAAAAAAACGTTATCGAACATTTTTAGCCTTATATGTGTTGATGAATATCAAGACACGCAAGATTTGCTTTACGCAATTATTTCGTCGATTGTAACAACTGGGGAAGGTAGCTCAAATCTATTTTTAGTAGGAGATACAGACCAAGCAATTTATGCATCTTTGGGTGGCATTGCCAAAAGTTTGGAAGAAATACAGGAAGAGTTAAACACTTTACCTATTGAGCAACTTACGCTTTCTGGAAATTATAGGTCCACACAAAGAATTATCGACTTTTACTCTATATTCCAGACAAACCCAATTAAAATTGAAGCTATTGGTACTAATAAAGACGTTGATAGTATAATAACGTACAATAACACCATTGACAAAGGATATTTAGTAGATGAAATTGGACGACTTATAGAGCATAGTTTAGATAATGGAATTCCAGAAGATGAAATATGCGTATTGGTTCCGCAATGGTGGTTAATAACTACTATCACAAAACAGTTGAGAGCTAAACTACCAGATGTAAATTTTGATGCTTCAGGTTTAGCACCAATGTCAAAAAATCGAAATAACATTTGGTATAAGTTATCGAGGTTGTTCTTAACGCAGCCACAACCAAAAATATATTCATTGCGATACAAATGGTGTTCTGAAGTAATTGAAAACTTTAAAGAACATACCAATACTGAATTCAGCGAACAATATCAAACAGAGCGAAATGTATTGAAATTGATTAACTCGATAACATCCAATGAAACTGAAGGTATCGATTATCTTAATGATTGTTTTGACCAGTTTTTAGAGGCTGTTGGGATTGACCAAACTATTTACGCACAACTTCTTATAAATAGGAAGACCTTTTTCGATGTAATAAAGAGCCGTCTTGAAGACCCAACGTTTCAAGTTCCAAGTGACATAGCATCATTTATGAGTTTTTATAGAGAAATGTCAGGCGTCGTCATCAATACTTGCGTTGGTGTTAAAGGAGAAGAATTTGAAACCGTTATTGCTTATGGTTTGCTAAATGGGTATATCCCACATTGGAATGACATTTTTACTGGAGACCCTGTTGCCGCTTCAAAAAAACTACTTTATGTTATCTGTTCAAGAGCCAAAACCAATTTACACTTGATATCAGAAACTGGCAGACAAACCAAAAAAGGAAACCCGTTAGAGATTACCCCAGAATTGCAAAATCTTAATTTTGAATTTGATGAAATATAA
- a CDS encoding RteC domain-containing protein, which produces MTTNYDDILKKLDNKLDILEIEEQDILLKAEKGIKLAKQTLKSVRSIVVDYEFETKLEEIHFFKCTKPKIYSKLIYYVKLFNIESKRPRGSNKSQVKYLNNYIEKLQTYFNDNLDFYHYYRREATVFDEQYFLRGKADIRLFPDSFHFFVDEEFATSHDSTVASILAYDLLIVHLKREIDKLENNGNYASLRLLQSKTKITWTAHKIYLIELIYALHSTDVINNGTVDIKDIAYFVEKTFKVDLGDYYRAFLEIRMRKNGRTKFLDILKKQLTKRMDDTDNVK; this is translated from the coding sequence ATGACGACAAATTACGACGATATATTAAAAAAATTAGACAATAAATTAGATATTCTTGAAATAGAAGAACAAGATATTTTACTCAAAGCTGAAAAAGGGATTAAACTTGCAAAACAGACCCTTAAATCAGTTAGAAGTATCGTAGTTGATTATGAATTTGAAACCAAATTAGAGGAAATTCATTTCTTTAAATGTACTAAACCAAAAATTTATAGCAAACTTATTTATTACGTAAAATTATTTAACATTGAAAGTAAAAGACCCAGGGGAAGCAATAAATCGCAAGTAAAGTATTTGAACAATTATATTGAGAAACTTCAAACCTACTTTAACGACAATCTTGATTTTTACCATTATTACCGCAGGGAAGCTACTGTATTTGATGAGCAATATTTTTTAAGAGGCAAGGCAGATATTCGGTTGTTCCCAGACTCATTTCACTTTTTTGTTGATGAAGAATTTGCAACAAGCCACGATAGTACCGTGGCCTCAATTTTAGCCTACGACCTTTTGATTGTACACTTAAAACGGGAAATTGATAAATTGGAGAATAATGGAAATTATGCAAGTTTAAGATTGTTACAAAGTAAAACCAAAATTACCTGGACAGCCCACAAAATATATTTAATTGAACTGATATACGCTTTGCACAGTACAGATGTCATTAATAATGGTACTGTTGACATTAAAGATATTGCCTATTTTGTTGAAAAAACATTTAAAGTGGACTTGGGCGATTATTACAGAGCTTTTTTGGAAATACGGATGCGTAAAAATGGCAGAACCAAATTTTTGGATATTCTGAAAAAGCAGTTGACCAAACGGATGGATGATACTGATAACGTAAAATAA
- a CDS encoding heavy metal translocating P-type ATPase encodes MKKKKLNLRDLNKTSSDNHKRNDGHNHSSPESIGKFKIYVPAIFSFVMLIIGIAMDYFDVAFFKDWIRIVWYAVAYLPVGFPVIKEGWNSIKNGDFFTEFLLMSIATIGAFAIGEYPEGVVVMLFYAVGELFQSAAVKRAKRSIKALLDVRPNEALVYRNNNYVSVNPEIVAIGEKVQVRVGEKIPLDGILLSEKGSFNTAALTGESKPDTIAKGEKVFAGSINLDGVIEIETTKEFKDSSIARILDMVQNATARKSKTELFIRKFARIYTPIVVFLAIGLTFLPYFFVDDYVFNDWLYRALIFLVISCPCALVISIPLGYFGGLGAASKNGILFKGASFLDEMTRITTVVMDKTGTVTKGVFKIKEIKTIDWDEPEFMKYLMAMEEQSTHPIAKAIMEYKADGEDFQAKEVTEVAGKGLKGKVNGKTVLVGNKALMTSNNIEVPSETDNIVESIVMVSIDGKFAGYVIIADELKEDAHEAIKQIRESGISKIIMLSGDKDSITQQVAKEMGIDTAKGGLLPEDKLNEVEHLKKQFNTKVAFIGDGINDAPVLAASDVGIAMGGLGSDVAIETADVIIQTDQPSKIARAIKIGRSTRRIVWQNIGLAFGVKAVVLVLGAGGLATMWEAVFADVGVALLAILNAVRLQKMNWK; translated from the coding sequence ATGAAAAAAAAGAAACTGAATTTAAGAGATTTAAATAAAACTTCATCCGATAATCACAAGCGCAATGATGGCCACAACCATAGCAGTCCGGAAAGTATAGGGAAATTTAAAATTTATGTACCAGCAATTTTCAGCTTTGTAATGCTGATTATTGGTATTGCGATGGATTATTTTGACGTAGCTTTTTTTAAAGATTGGATACGTATTGTCTGGTATGCAGTCGCATATCTTCCAGTAGGTTTTCCTGTGATAAAGGAAGGTTGGAACAGCATCAAAAATGGCGATTTCTTTACCGAGTTTTTATTGATGTCCATCGCAACCATAGGTGCATTCGCCATTGGCGAATATCCCGAAGGTGTGGTAGTAATGTTGTTTTATGCGGTAGGCGAATTGTTCCAAAGTGCCGCCGTTAAAAGAGCCAAGAGAAGCATCAAGGCATTACTAGATGTAAGACCTAATGAAGCCTTGGTCTATAGGAACAACAATTATGTTTCTGTAAATCCCGAAATCGTTGCTATTGGCGAAAAAGTGCAAGTCCGTGTGGGCGAAAAAATTCCTTTGGATGGTATTTTATTGTCCGAAAAAGGCTCGTTCAATACCGCAGCATTAACGGGCGAAAGCAAACCTGACACCATTGCAAAAGGAGAAAAAGTATTTGCAGGAAGCATCAACCTTGATGGCGTTATTGAAATCGAAACCACCAAGGAATTTAAAGACAGTTCCATTGCCCGAATCCTTGATATGGTCCAGAATGCCACGGCTCGTAAATCAAAAACCGAATTGTTCATTAGAAAATTTGCAAGAATCTATACACCTATTGTGGTATTCTTGGCGATTGGATTAACATTTTTGCCCTACTTTTTTGTGGATGATTATGTGTTTAACGATTGGTTATATAGAGCATTGATATTCTTGGTAATTTCCTGTCCGTGTGCCTTGGTTATCTCTATTCCGTTGGGTTATTTTGGTGGATTGGGAGCAGCTTCAAAAAATGGAATTCTCTTTAAGGGAGCATCTTTTTTAGATGAAATGACAAGGATAACCACAGTGGTAATGGACAAAACCGGAACCGTGACCAAAGGTGTTTTCAAAATCAAGGAAATAAAAACCATTGATTGGGATGAACCCGAATTTATGAAATACCTAATGGCAATGGAAGAACAATCCACCCATCCCATTGCCAAGGCCATAATGGAATATAAAGCCGATGGCGAAGATTTTCAGGCAAAAGAAGTAACCGAAGTCGCGGGTAAAGGATTAAAAGGCAAAGTAAATGGCAAAACGGTCTTGGTAGGCAACAAAGCATTGATGACTTCAAATAATATCGAAGTTCCATCTGAAACCGACAACATTGTAGAATCCATCGTAATGGTTTCCATTGATGGTAAATTCGCTGGCTATGTCATCATTGCAGACGAATTGAAAGAAGATGCCCACGAAGCCATCAAACAAATTAGAGAATCTGGAATTTCCAAAATCATAATGCTTTCCGGCGATAAGGATTCCATAACCCAACAAGTGGCAAAAGAAATGGGTATTGATACTGCAAAAGGCGGTTTGTTACCAGAAGATAAGCTCAACGAAGTTGAGCATTTGAAAAAACAATTTAATACTAAAGTAGCCTTTATAGGCGATGGCATCAACGATGCACCGGTTTTGGCAGCGAGCGATGTTGGCATTGCAATGGGTGGTTTGGGCAGCGATGTGGCGATAGAGACCGCAGATGTAATCATCCAAACAGACCAACCAAGTAAAATAGCTAGAGCCATAAAAATAGGACGTTCTACAAGACGCATCGTTTGGCAGAATATTGGGTTGGCCTTTGGTGTAAAAGCAGTGGTTTTGGTTTTGGGCGCAGGTGGTCTGGCAACGATGTGGGAAGCAGTTTTTGCCGATGTAGGCGTGGCCTTGTTAGCCATTCTGAATGCGGTTCGATTACAGAAGATGAATTGGAAATAG
- a CDS encoding ATP-dependent nuclease: protein MHISSLSIRNFRNFYKSKFIFKKGINTILGENGSGKTNLFFALRVLIDDKLPRYIRFNESDFNRGLGKWAGHWIILSVTFDELDASEEAQVLAVQSSGDMEGSKKTGSYSVYFRPKYQFRKELYDYSQTAGKSVAGLQLFFDKLTIDDYETSYLCRGSGDFSDDTTYKKYVGDFDAVEFPNPDDKEELIFGTFLPREISVHNEVSCTFIKALRDVESDLRSYSTNPLINLLRGKEKTIEVSKQTDIIDSVNKLNDQISSLKEVKDVKDGIDKSIKEAVGTTYGPNIDVKSELPNDMEKLLQSLKLWVGDPDEEGYMGKIWELSLGGANMIYLSLKLLEYEKIRTDRIANFLLIEEPEAHIHTHIQKTLFDNVQTNKTQVIISTHSTHISSVSRISSVNILSRGNMQTLVYQPSNNLDDDYITRAERYLDAIRSNLLFAKGVVLVEGDAEQILIPQMFKKVFGISLDEIGISLVNIGSTGFKNVARLFHKDRIQKNCAILTDLDASIVNLPANEVDDSAYEKHCRASQISGAERKKELDKFCDKNDFLIPFYSKYTFEVDFLLNGNSHEYVQSLPEIFKQQAAIDSSKKKLEEKSVSIAGVEVLRLADKKGKGWLALVVADNLVYNTYIPEYILKAVAFASSHLNNASKAKTAKYRLRKISRSKNDSYYDVATKISFKDKEDQQVIDDYIANFPNDQFTKFLSFI, encoded by the coding sequence ATGCATATAAGTTCACTATCCATTAGGAATTTTAGAAATTTCTATAAATCAAAATTCATTTTTAAAAAAGGTATAAATACTATTTTAGGAGAAAACGGTTCAGGTAAAACCAATCTCTTTTTTGCTTTACGAGTTTTAATTGATGATAAACTTCCAAGATATATAAGATTTAATGAGTCTGACTTTAACCGAGGTCTGGGTAAATGGGCTGGACATTGGATAATTTTATCGGTTACTTTTGACGAACTGGATGCGAGTGAAGAAGCACAGGTACTGGCAGTACAATCTTCGGGAGATATGGAAGGCAGCAAAAAGACTGGAAGTTACTCGGTGTACTTTAGACCAAAATATCAGTTTAGAAAAGAATTATATGATTATTCACAAACCGCAGGTAAAAGTGTAGCAGGGCTTCAGCTTTTTTTTGATAAACTTACGATTGATGATTATGAAACGTCTTACTTATGCAGAGGCTCTGGAGATTTTAGTGATGACACTACCTATAAAAAGTATGTTGGCGATTTTGATGCTGTTGAATTCCCAAACCCAGATGATAAAGAAGAATTGATTTTTGGAACGTTTCTGCCGAGGGAAATAAGTGTGCACAACGAGGTTTCTTGTACGTTCATTAAAGCACTTCGAGATGTCGAAAGCGACTTACGTTCCTATTCTACTAATCCATTGATTAATTTATTACGAGGAAAGGAAAAAACTATTGAAGTTTCAAAACAAACGGACATCATTGATAGCGTTAACAAACTTAACGACCAAATTAGTTCTCTCAAAGAAGTAAAGGATGTGAAAGATGGAATTGACAAAAGTATTAAGGAAGCTGTGGGTACTACTTACGGCCCTAATATAGATGTCAAATCAGAACTTCCAAATGATATGGAAAAACTACTGCAATCACTCAAACTATGGGTTGGCGACCCAGATGAAGAAGGTTATATGGGTAAAATATGGGAGTTGAGTTTGGGAGGTGCAAATATGATTTACCTATCACTAAAGCTATTGGAGTATGAAAAAATCAGAACGGATAGAATTGCAAATTTTCTTTTAATAGAAGAACCAGAAGCACATATTCATACGCATATTCAAAAAACCCTTTTTGATAATGTGCAAACCAATAAAACACAGGTTATTATTTCAACGCATTCTACTCACATTTCATCTGTAAGCCGAATAAGTTCAGTAAATATTTTAAGCCGAGGAAATATGCAGACTTTGGTATATCAACCATCTAACAATCTTGATGATGATTATATAACAAGAGCCGAAAGGTACTTGGACGCCATAAGAAGCAACTTGCTTTTCGCGAAAGGCGTTGTTTTGGTTGAAGGCGATGCAGAACAGATTCTCATTCCTCAAATGTTTAAAAAAGTCTTTGGAATTTCGCTCGATGAAATTGGGATAAGTCTCGTAAACATTGGAAGTACAGGTTTTAAAAATGTTGCAAGGCTTTTCCATAAGGATAGAATTCAGAAAAACTGTGCCATACTAACTGACTTGGATGCCAGTATTGTCAATTTACCTGCAAATGAAGTTGATGATTCTGCTTATGAAAAACATTGTAGGGCATCGCAAATTAGTGGAGCTGAAAGAAAAAAGGAATTGGATAAATTTTGTGACAAAAACGACTTCTTGATTCCTTTTTACTCTAAATACACCTTTGAAGTTGATTTCCTTTTGAATGGGAATAGCCACGAATACGTACAATCACTTCCTGAAATTTTCAAACAACAAGCAGCTATTGATTCTTCAAAGAAAAAGTTAGAAGAAAAATCAGTTTCGATTGCAGGTGTAGAAGTTTTACGATTGGCTGATAAAAAAGGCAAAGGTTGGCTGGCGTTGGTTGTTGCAGATAATTTAGTTTACAATACTTATATTCCTGAATATATTTTGAAAGCCGTTGCTTTTGCATCTTCGCATTTAAATAATGCCTCTAAAGCTAAAACCGCTAAATACAGGTTACGAAAAATTAGTCGTAGTAAAAATGATAGTTATTACGATGTAGCAACAAAAATTAGTTTTAAGGATAAAGAAGACCAACAGGTTATTGATGACTATATAGCCAACTTTCCTAATGACCAATTTACTAAATTTTTATCGTTTATATGA
- a CDS encoding STAS/SEC14 domain-containing protein: MLQIIELKEKNIVATKASGKLRKEDIEKIHPLIHAILDKGMKVRWYFEMVNFTGWDLPGLWEDLKMDTAHATDYEKIAMVGDKKWQNWITQFMKPFTNADIKYFNIDQKEDAKNWIESQ; encoded by the coding sequence ATGTTACAGATAATCGAATTAAAAGAAAAAAATATTGTTGCAACAAAAGCTTCGGGCAAATTGAGAAAAGAAGATATAGAAAAAATCCATCCACTTATCCACGCCATACTGGACAAAGGAATGAAAGTCCGGTGGTATTTTGAGATGGTCAACTTTACAGGTTGGGATTTACCTGGTTTATGGGAAGACCTAAAAATGGACACAGCCCACGCCACGGACTATGAAAAAATAGCAATGGTAGGAGATAAAAAATGGCAGAATTGGATAACCCAATTTATGAAGCCTTTTACCAATGCCGATATTAAGTATTTCAATATAGACCAAAAGGAAGATGCCAAAAATTGGATTGAGAGCCAGTAA
- a CDS encoding ATPase, protein MNPHKPHIITEGSVQYTLGELKDNQMLYDFDKMLIYLNAKGKLLFGKKFKIFEEDRDIIFKLCNYFIRDEANCKKLDIDRDKGILLSGPVGCGKTSLMKLLRHIVPHQKSYEVIPTRNIAFAFNNIGYTIIENYGDKKFYCFDDLGVEPTGRHFGKDCNVMGEILLSRYDLFLSHKTKTHATTNLNAKELEERYGNRVRSRMRQLFNLIAFDKSSRDKRD, encoded by the coding sequence ATGAATCCCCACAAACCACATATCATTACCGAGGGTAGCGTTCAATACACCTTGGGAGAACTGAAAGACAATCAAATGCTTTATGATTTTGATAAAATGCTAATTTATCTCAATGCCAAAGGAAAACTACTTTTTGGCAAGAAATTCAAAATTTTTGAAGAAGACCGTGATATTATATTCAAGCTCTGTAATTATTTTATCAGGGATGAAGCTAATTGCAAAAAATTAGACATCGACCGCGATAAAGGGATTTTGCTTTCTGGTCCTGTTGGTTGTGGAAAAACCAGTTTAATGAAACTGTTACGCCATATTGTGCCACATCAGAAATCGTATGAGGTTATACCCACACGAAACATTGCCTTTGCCTTTAATAATATTGGGTACACCATCATTGAAAATTACGGCGACAAAAAGTTTTATTGTTTTGATGATTTGGGTGTAGAACCCACCGGAAGGCATTTTGGAAAAGATTGTAATGTAATGGGCGAAATCTTACTTTCACGTTATGATTTATTTTTAAGTCATAAAACTAAAACACACGCAACTACAAACCTCAATGCTAAAGAACTGGAGGAACGTTATGGGAATAGGGTACGTTCAAGGATGCGACAACTGTTCAATTTAATTGCCTTTGATAAAAGCAGTCGTGATAAAAGGGATTAA
- a CDS encoding APC family permease, whose translation MAELKKSLGTLRLTFYGVGTIVGAGIYTVIGAAAGQAGTDLWLSFIFAAIAASVSAMSYAELSSTYPNAGAEFIFVRKAFPKIDIPSFLTGWTIAFHSSATIAAVLLAFSGYFNTFFNMPSLLISYGILLVLSLISITGITKSSTANIIMVSIQLLGLLLLIVFGLLETGPPKAEFFKIESISGTLAATATLFFIYTGFEHMAALGSEVKNPGKTIPRAFLMTMVITTIIYLFIAFTVLNIADPSALANVDSPLSLAASNLNNWLPVVLAIAALFATANAAFSGIISISRLLFGMASVGELPKFMTKTNAQKVPWVTTIVVMAAVAGFLLLGDIKIVAGMSSLGALLVFVAVNVALIVLRFKAPEQERPFKVPLV comes from the coding sequence ATGGCAGAATTAAAAAAATCATTAGGTACCCTTCGACTCACTTTTTATGGTGTGGGTACTATTGTGGGTGCAGGAATCTATACCGTAATCGGTGCAGCTGCTGGACAAGCGGGCACAGACCTTTGGTTGAGTTTCATTTTTGCAGCAATTGCGGCCAGTGTCTCTGCAATGTCGTATGCAGAATTGTCCTCTACCTACCCCAATGCTGGTGCGGAATTTATTTTTGTACGCAAGGCATTTCCAAAAATTGATATTCCGTCTTTTCTCACGGGTTGGACGATTGCGTTTCATAGTTCGGCCACCATTGCAGCCGTGTTACTTGCCTTTTCGGGGTATTTCAATACGTTTTTTAATATGCCCTCTCTTCTAATAAGTTATGGCATTTTATTGGTGTTGTCATTAATTAGTATTACAGGCATCACAAAATCGTCGACAGCAAATATTATTATGGTCAGCATTCAACTTTTGGGATTGTTATTATTGATAGTATTTGGACTTTTGGAAACTGGTCCACCCAAAGCAGAATTTTTTAAAATTGAATCGATTTCTGGAACTTTGGCGGCCACAGCTACACTGTTCTTTATCTATACTGGTTTTGAACATATGGCAGCTTTGGGTTCGGAAGTTAAGAACCCAGGGAAAACAATTCCCCGTGCATTTTTAATGACTATGGTAATAACTACAATAATTTATTTATTTATTGCTTTTACGGTTTTGAATATTGCAGACCCTTCCGCTTTGGCAAACGTGGATTCGCCACTTTCTCTTGCAGCTTCCAATCTCAACAATTGGTTGCCTGTGGTATTGGCTATCGCTGCACTTTTTGCTACGGCTAATGCTGCTTTTAGTGGTATCATATCCATAAGTAGGCTGCTTTTTGGAATGGCCAGTGTCGGAGAACTTCCAAAGTTTATGACCAAAACCAATGCACAGAAAGTACCGTGGGTTACTACTATTGTAGTTATGGCAGCAGTTGCGGGATTTTTATTGTTGGGCGATATTAAGATTGTAGCAGGTATGTCTTCTTTAGGCGCTTTACTTGTTTTTGTTGCCGTAAATGTCGCACTTATCGTGCTTCGGTTTAAAGCACCAGAGCAAGAACGACCATTTAAAGTTCCTTTGGTATAG
- a CDS encoding helix-turn-helix domain-containing protein: MPTSIITTDDLREFKMELLDDIKELLNSQSGHITKRWLKSPEVKKLLGISSGTLQNLRINGTLPYTKVGGVLYYDYEEIISVMENNKVHNKF, from the coding sequence ATGCCCACAAGTATTATTACCACAGACGACCTTCGAGAATTCAAAATGGAACTGCTCGATGATATCAAGGAACTACTCAATAGCCAATCTGGTCATATTACCAAAAGGTGGCTAAAATCCCCTGAAGTAAAAAAGCTTTTGGGAATCTCTTCTGGCACGTTACAGAATTTAAGAATTAATGGCACATTGCCCTACACCAAAGTAGGGGGTGTACTCTATTACGATTACGAAGAAATAATTAGCGTAATGGAAAATAATAAAGTTCATAACAAATTCTAA